One genomic window of Campylobacter curvus includes the following:
- a CDS encoding glycosyltransferase family protein — translation MTKLGIGIFNLGMLITQYFFPTCTGACIFSTKTAHEHIGGFDTRIKLCEDCDYVNRASKTFRFRMLAVKFRFNSRRLEQDGLFKMGALYLRANVRRLIFGELLNDEIKYPFAHYREKQ, via the coding sequence ATGACGAAGCTTGGCATCGGGATTTTCAACCTCGGCATGCTAATAACACAGTATTTCTTCCCGACCTGCACGGGCGCTTGCATCTTCAGCACGAAAACGGCGCACGAACATATCGGCGGATTCGACACGCGAATAAAGCTATGCGAGGACTGCGATTACGTAAATCGCGCGAGCAAAACGTTTCGCTTTAGGATGCTAGCGGTAAAATTTAGATTCAACTCGCGCCGCTTGGAGCAAGACGGGCTTTTTAAGATGGGCGCGCTGTATCTAAGAGCCAACGTCAGACGATTAATATTTGGCGAACTGCTTAATGACGAGATAAAATATCCCTTCGCGCACTACCGAGAGAAACAATGA
- a CDS encoding NAD-dependent epimerase/dehydratase family protein, producing the protein MKKVFLAGASGVLGVRICKILLQNGYDVYGTTRSEAKAQNLAKIGVKPLIVDVFDYENLQAQMKSIAPEILMHQLTDLPDGLDYAGKMDEVLARNARIRVEGTANLIKAAKISGVKKMVAQSIAFIYEPSDGVFTESSPLLNFADATYGETSRGVHSLETQVLGCAVCGRGATKRAALRGRHRF; encoded by the coding sequence ATGAAAAAAGTATTTTTAGCCGGTGCAAGCGGCGTTTTAGGCGTGCGAATATGCAAAATTCTGCTTCAAAACGGATACGATGTTTATGGCACGACAAGAAGCGAAGCCAAGGCGCAAAATTTAGCAAAGATCGGCGTCAAACCCCTCATAGTCGATGTTTTTGACTATGAGAATTTGCAAGCGCAGATGAAGAGCATCGCACCTGAAATTTTGATGCACCAGCTCACCGACCTGCCTGACGGGCTTGATTACGCGGGCAAGATGGACGAGGTACTGGCAAGAAATGCGAGGATCAGGGTGGAGGGCACGGCAAATCTCATAAAAGCCGCCAAAATTTCGGGCGTGAAAAAGATGGTCGCTCAAAGCATCGCCTTCATCTATGAGCCAAGTGACGGGGTCTTTACCGAGAGCTCGCCGCTGTTAAATTTCGCAGACGCCACATACGGCGAGACTTCGCGCGGCGTGCATAGCCTCGAGACGCAGGTTTTGGGTTGCGCCGTTTGTGGGCGTGGTGCTACGAAACGGGCTGCTTTACGGGGGCGACACCGGTTTTAG
- a CDS encoding glycosyltransferase family A protein produces the protein MSERGTSLGRNTGAKNAKYERLIFLDADDRIKPDFLEKSLAALQKSGLWVAGGQI, from the coding sequence AGCCTGGGACGCAACACGGGCGCGAAAAACGCAAAATACGAAAGACTGATATTTTTAGACGCCGACGATAGGATAAAGCCCGATTTTTTAGAAAAATCGCTTGCAGCCTTGCAAAAAAGCGGGCTTTGGGTCGCAGGCGGTCAAATTTGA
- a CDS encoding DedA family protein: MIPPWLSCALNSHYFSLIIFLGAFGDAFLFSAPFVFGEIFFIAAGYTLAHFSGYKIVLLVWMGAVLGDICSFFIGRRYAERILKKLTHKRPRLRLTAQGRQNSSKTKAQ, from the coding sequence ATGATACCGCCGTGGCTCTCATGCGCACTAAATTCGCACTACTTTTCGCTTATCATTTTTCTAGGAGCCTTTGGCGACGCGTTTTTGTTCAGCGCGCCTTTTGTTTTTGGCGAGATATTTTTTATCGCCGCAGGATACACACTCGCGCATTTTAGCGGATACAAGATCGTTTTGCTAGTCTGGATGGGCGCGGTTTTGGGCGATATTTGCAGCTTTTTTATCGGTAGGCGTTACGCAGAGCGCATTTTAAAAAAGCTCACGCACAAGCGCCCTAGGCTTCGACTAACAGCACAAGGGCGGCAAAACTCATCAAAAACAAAGGCGCAATGA